A window of the Candidatus Gorgyraea atricola genome harbors these coding sequences:
- a CDS encoding efflux RND transporter permease subunit — MKIPEFSVNRPVTTSMFFIGVLMLGFISLTRLPQELFPSVTYPVLTIVTGYENAAPEEVETLITKTVEETVGTVSNLKRISSVSKEGVSIVTAEFGWGTNMDFASLGVREKIDLVKERLPLGSADPIVMKFNPFELPVITLSITGDKSPAELLRLSRKFVEDELEKVEGVASANVVGGLEREILVSVDEGRLRASNISITKIVDGLKSSNLNYPAGTVEEHFYEYLIRTMGEFKVVSDISETIVGKDKADEQSAFMRGQRRQMPGKERRLIYLKDIAQIKDAFQEKTSISRYNGSENISISVQKQAGVNTIRVAEKVKEKLKQMEEDLPSGMDVKIIYDQSIFIKQSIRGVMDAAIQGGLLAFLVLFVFLRNIKASLIVAGSMPISIMVAFTLMYFNGITLNMLSLGGLALGIGMLVDSAIVVIENIYNHLQKKEDIKEASKVGASEVSASIFSSTLTTVAVFLPMVFVVGVAGQLFKELAFTVTFSLVASLVVALSLIPRLAAIKGRSPGKGKGGPTLNTDTSVFGLKPLYSKVIPKVLKHRWIFLIAVVIVFIMSLGLFFVIDKEFMPKIDQREFIMKINMQSGTKLDVTDGVVGRIERVLIDTEEIEGVAVSIGSVKKRDYSQGIETLGSHQSQIIVNLKRGRKWAATSDVIKRLKPKFDDLNLEGAEIEYILQESIFKSALQGSAPVVVEIKGKDLKKVEEISRYVQKGFAGIEGIYGIRTSLTQPSPETKVNIIKDKAALYNLSIAVIAQAAHTAIKGVVATKFKEEGREIDVRVRLREEGRSRLGQVRNILIHSPLDIEVPLSEVAYIAQGVGPSEIRRLDQQRTVLVTANIKDRALDKVIMDVSTLLKKIEIEKIGHVEGLSEAEKELTMSLSGESQQMSESFNSLRFALILSILMVYMIMAAQFESLWQPFVIMFTVPLSLVGVFVVLFLTHTPLSVVVMLGVIILGGIVVNNGIILIDCINRLRAKGVELIEAVIESGKTRLRPIFMTTMTTVLGLFPLALGLSEGSALQSPMAITVMGGLMVSTVLTLFVIPCAYTIVAGVIGEKSVSKPASVAALPAVAPVAVPAAPVVQEKKEVIELPPPPAAPKPEPKPESKPEPKAAEPPKPPVPQKLNRRQEELVEHLKKAGKITRKEYSELFKISVPTAARDLKELTNKDVLIAHGPLGPGRWYELK; from the coding sequence ATGAAAATTCCAGAATTTTCGGTAAATCGACCTGTTACGACCTCCATGTTTTTCATAGGCGTGCTGATGCTGGGTTTTATATCATTGACACGCCTGCCCCAGGAACTTTTCCCTTCAGTTACTTATCCAGTACTTACCATAGTTACCGGATATGAGAATGCCGCCCCAGAAGAAGTAGAAACCCTTATTACAAAGACAGTAGAAGAGACGGTTGGCACTGTGAGCAACCTGAAGCGCATAAGCTCTGTATCCAAAGAAGGCGTTTCGATCGTTACAGCTGAATTTGGATGGGGCACGAATATGGATTTTGCCTCTCTTGGTGTGCGCGAAAAAATAGATCTTGTAAAGGAGCGCTTGCCGCTTGGCTCTGCTGATCCCATAGTGATGAAATTCAATCCATTTGAGCTCCCTGTTATCACATTAAGTATCACAGGAGATAAATCTCCTGCAGAACTGTTAAGGCTTTCGAGGAAGTTCGTAGAGGACGAGCTGGAAAAGGTTGAAGGCGTGGCTTCTGCCAATGTAGTTGGCGGGTTGGAACGGGAGATACTTGTTTCTGTAGATGAAGGGAGACTACGGGCTTCAAATATTTCTATAACGAAGATAGTGGATGGCTTGAAATCATCTAATCTAAATTATCCGGCTGGTACAGTAGAAGAACACTTTTACGAATATCTTATAAGGACCATGGGAGAGTTCAAGGTAGTGTCGGATATAAGTGAGACGATTGTCGGAAAGGATAAGGCGGATGAGCAATCTGCGTTTATGCGAGGACAGCGTCGCCAGATGCCAGGCAAGGAAAGGAGGCTCATATATCTAAAAGATATTGCCCAGATAAAAGACGCGTTTCAGGAAAAGACAAGCATCTCTCGTTATAACGGATCAGAAAATATATCCATATCAGTGCAGAAACAGGCTGGCGTTAATACCATACGCGTAGCGGAGAAGGTAAAGGAGAAACTGAAACAAATGGAGGAAGATTTACCATCAGGTATGGATGTAAAGATTATTTATGACCAGTCGATATTCATAAAACAGTCAATACGCGGGGTCATGGACGCAGCTATACAGGGAGGCCTGCTCGCCTTTCTGGTGCTGTTTGTATTTTTAAGAAATATAAAGGCCTCTTTGATAGTGGCAGGCTCTATGCCCATATCTATTATGGTTGCCTTCACCCTTATGTATTTTAATGGGATCACGCTGAACATGCTTTCTTTAGGCGGCCTTGCTCTTGGTATTGGTATGCTGGTTGATAGTGCCATAGTTGTTATTGAAAATATCTATAATCATCTTCAGAAGAAGGAAGATATAAAGGAGGCGAGTAAGGTAGGCGCCAGCGAGGTCTCAGCATCTATATTTTCTTCAACGCTTACTACAGTAGCTGTATTTTTGCCCATGGTGTTTGTTGTGGGTGTAGCAGGCCAGCTATTTAAGGAACTGGCATTTACTGTAACATTCTCACTCGTGGCCTCTTTAGTAGTGGCACTTTCTCTGATACCGAGGCTGGCAGCAATAAAGGGCAGATCACCTGGCAAAGGTAAAGGCGGCCCGACCTTAAACACGGATACGTCTGTATTTGGCTTAAAACCTCTTTATTCTAAGGTCATACCTAAGGTATTGAAGCACAGGTGGATCTTTTTAATCGCTGTAGTTATTGTGTTTATTATGAGCCTGGGTCTATTTTTCGTTATAGATAAGGAGTTTATGCCAAAGATAGACCAGCGCGAATTTATTATGAAGATAAACATGCAAAGCGGTACAAAATTAGACGTCACGGATGGTGTCGTAGGAAGAATAGAAAGAGTACTTATTGACACAGAGGAGATAGAGGGCGTTGCTGTAAGTATAGGTTCGGTTAAGAAAAGAGATTACTCGCAGGGCATTGAGACCTTGGGCTCTCATCAGTCGCAGATCATAGTAAATCTTAAAAGAGGCAGGAAATGGGCCGCGACCTCAGATGTAATAAAAAGATTGAAGCCCAAATTCGATGATCTTAATTTGGAAGGAGCGGAAATAGAGTATATTTTACAGGAGAGCATTTTTAAAAGCGCTCTCCAGGGTTCAGCCCCTGTTGTGGTTGAGATAAAAGGAAAGGATCTTAAGAAGGTAGAAGAGATCTCACGTTATGTTCAAAAAGGCTTTGCCGGCATAGAAGGTATTTATGGTATTCGCACGAGCCTTACCCAGCCCTCGCCCGAGACAAAGGTAAATATTATAAAGGATAAGGCAGCGCTTTATAATCTTTCGATAGCTGTGATAGCGCAGGCCGCTCACACTGCCATAAAAGGCGTAGTAGCAACTAAATTTAAGGAAGAAGGAAGGGAGATAGATGTAAGGGTCAGGTTAAGGGAGGAAGGCCGCTCTCGACTTGGACAGGTCAGAAACATCCTTATCCATTCGCCGCTTGATATAGAGGTGCCGCTGTCAGAGGTAGCATATATAGCACAGGGCGTTGGGCCGAGCGAGATAAGACGGCTTGACCAGCAAAGGACAGTCCTTGTGACAGCGAATATAAAGGACCGGGCGCTGGACAAGGTTATAATGGATGTAAGTACGCTTTTAAAGAAGATTGAGATTGAGAAGATTGGCCATGTCGAGGGATTGAGTGAAGCAGAAAAAGAGCTTACCATGTCTTTATCAGGTGAAAGCCAGCAGATGAGCGAGTCTTTTAATTCTTTGAGATTTGCATTGATCTTGTCGATACTCATGGTGTATATGATAATGGCTGCGCAGTTCGAGTCATTATGGCAGCCTTTTGTGATTATGTTTACAGTGCCTCTGTCCCTCGTGGGAGTATTCGTGGTATTATTTTTAACACACACGCCTCTAAGCGTTGTTGTAATGCTGGGTGTTATAATCCTGGGAGGGATCGTTGTCAATAATGGCATTATCTTGATTGACTGTATAAATAGGCTGCGCGCAAAGGGCGTTGAATTGATCGAGGCGGTTATAGAATCTGGTAAGACAAGGCTCAGGCCTATCTTTATGACTACCATGACTACAGTGCTGGGGCTTTTTCCATTGGCATTGGGATTATCAGAAGGTTCAGCCCTGCAGAGCCCCATGGCAATAACAGTAATGGGTGGGCTTATGGTGTCTACAGTGCTGACACTTTTTGTAATACCTTGCGCGTATACTATTGTGGCTGGGGTTATTGGAGAAAAGTCAGTATCAAAGCCTGCGTCTGTAGCAGCGCTGCCTGCAGTAGCGCCTGTAGCAGTGCCTGCAGCTCCAGTAGTCCAGGAAAAGAAAGAGGTCATTGAGCTGCCTCCTCCGCCAGCTGCGCCTAAGCCTGAACCTAAGCCTGAATCTAAGCCTGAGCCAAAAGCAGCAGAGCCTCCAAAACCGCCAGTCCCACAGAAATTAAATAGGAGACAGGAGGAGTTAGTGGAGCATTTGAAAAAGGCTGGCAAGATTACGCGCAAAGAATATTCAGAACTATTTAAGATATCCGTACCTACAGCAGCCAGGGATTTAAAAGAATTGACCAATAAAGATGTGCTGATCGCCCACGGCCCCCTTGGCCCGGGGCGATGGTATGAATTGAAATGA
- a CDS encoding efflux RND transporter permease subunit, with the protein MNLSELSVKRPITIFMLFLGIVLVGFVSLQRLPVELKPNVAYGDISISVAVRGGMPPEEVENLVTKPIEEAVSTVSYLENLYSTSKAGESRIWLEFEPGTNMNFSALEVREKFSKIRDKLPREIQKPIIAQYKESDAPVLLLVVSGEDYTPEMLRKVVDEQIKERILRVEGVANVDVYGGRERKILVEVDKHKLYQYNIPMELVVNSLGANNLNLLAGDIKRRKDKYLIRVIGEFESVEDIKGIGVTVTPQGSIIKLEEIAKVRDSFLEPVSYARTDIEPVVSLYIQKESTANTIQVVADAQKEIELLKTQLDEGIFIKETLNQAKTIQNAIDAVKTSLLYGAILAVLVLLLFLRDLTPTFIIAVTMPISVMATFILMYFNNISINVMTLSGLALGIGMLVDNSIVVLDNIDKKKKKVIFSREDWKTQYSRAAIGGASEVGLAILASTITTIIVFLPFVFVNKAMRMFWSGLALTVTYSLLSSLFVALTLVPMLSDLIKRRVVKAKSKTPNPAMLKIKKFLDIQTYYRRFLEFSLRLRYMFVAISFGILFLAVLIGGKLDKEFMAGTEEGRFTMFVELEPGAKLDITDKMVKEIEELLLEVPEIKTFTSRVEPWSSKVYVKLLPLAKRGRSTKAVIDDIRALAKTVEHRYKGGFIYFSEIEEKGLKEIVVDLYGYDYAVLKELAVSIATRFGTVEGFEDIRMSRISGRPEWGIHVDRKLAGAYGLTVKDVADTLHSEVRGLRATLYHTEAREVATISRLRKEDRDRLDDLRKLVLFSKEGHPILLEQVADFTAQIGSSEIVRKNKMRVVHITAMVTGQSLVEAASNIKANLSDMEFPKDYYYRIGGNFERNIKKSQELWQFPFSFKPPYVRMPGAFYLTLILVYLVLASLFESYTQPLIIVFSVPLSAIGVVSALKIADKSISFGVMIGSIMLAGIVVNNAIVLVDRINFLRREQGMDLLESLIESGADRLRPIAMTTSTTILGLMPMAFDRSESANLWSPLAITVIGGMASSTILTLFLVPSMYMIFEDVGFAFLKPKKLIMVVQKKIYGIIKLRPRIRKVT; encoded by the coding sequence ATGAATCTCTCAGAACTCTCAGTAAAACGGCCGATCACGATATTTATGCTATTTCTTGGCATAGTACTCGTGGGGTTTGTATCTCTGCAAAGACTTCCCGTTGAATTAAAACCAAATGTAGCATATGGCGACATAAGTATTAGTGTGGCTGTCAGGGGCGGTATGCCTCCAGAGGAGGTAGAAAACCTTGTTACTAAGCCTATAGAAGAGGCGGTGTCTACAGTCAGCTATTTAGAGAACCTGTATTCTACATCAAAGGCAGGGGAATCAAGGATATGGCTTGAGTTTGAGCCAGGCACCAATATGAATTTTTCCGCGCTCGAAGTAAGAGAAAAATTTTCAAAGATACGGGATAAACTCCCTCGCGAAATACAGAAACCCATTATAGCCCAGTATAAAGAGTCTGATGCACCAGTACTCTTGCTGGTCGTTAGCGGAGAGGATTATACACCTGAGATGTTAAGAAAGGTGGTTGACGAGCAGATAAAAGAGCGGATACTTCGCGTCGAGGGCGTTGCAAATGTCGATGTCTATGGAGGCCGGGAGCGTAAGATATTAGTCGAGGTAGATAAGCATAAGCTTTATCAATATAATATCCCCATGGAGCTTGTTGTTAATTCGCTGGGCGCGAATAACCTAAATCTACTGGCAGGCGATATAAAACGCAGGAAAGATAAATACCTCATAAGGGTAATCGGAGAATTTGAATCTGTTGAGGACATCAAGGGTATAGGTGTGACAGTTACGCCGCAAGGCTCTATTATTAAACTTGAGGAAATCGCTAAGGTAAGGGATTCTTTTTTGGAACCTGTCAGTTATGCAAGGACTGACATAGAGCCGGTCGTGTCTCTCTATATACAAAAGGAGTCAACAGCCAATACAATACAGGTGGTAGCTGATGCCCAGAAGGAGATAGAACTTTTAAAGACCCAGCTGGATGAGGGGATATTTATAAAAGAGACCCTGAACCAGGCAAAGACTATACAAAATGCCATAGACGCTGTTAAGACATCGCTTCTTTATGGAGCAATACTTGCAGTGTTAGTACTTTTATTATTCTTAAGGGATCTCACCCCGACCTTTATAATCGCCGTTACAATGCCGATATCAGTCATGGCTACTTTTATATTGATGTATTTTAACAATATTTCCATCAATGTCATGACGCTCAGCGGCCTGGCACTAGGCATAGGTATGCTCGTGGATAATTCTATCGTAGTGCTCGATAATATTGATAAGAAAAAAAAGAAAGTAATATTTTCCAGGGAAGATTGGAAGACGCAATATTCACGGGCAGCTATAGGCGGCGCTTCAGAAGTGGGCCTGGCAATACTCGCATCCACCATAACAACGATAATCGTGTTTTTGCCTTTTGTCTTTGTGAATAAAGCGATGCGTATGTTTTGGAGCGGCCTTGCATTGACTGTAACGTATTCTCTTTTAAGTTCTCTGTTTGTGGCGCTGACGCTTGTGCCTATGCTTTCAGATCTGATAAAAAGAAGGGTTGTCAAGGCAAAGTCTAAGACGCCAAACCCAGCAATGCTTAAGATAAAGAAATTTTTAGACATCCAGACCTACTATAGGAGATTTTTAGAATTTAGCCTGCGATTAAGATATATGTTTGTTGCAATATCCTTTGGCATATTGTTCCTTGCTGTATTAATAGGGGGAAAGCTAGATAAGGAATTTATGGCTGGCACAGAGGAAGGCAGATTCACTATGTTTGTGGAGTTGGAGCCTGGTGCAAAACTTGACATTACCGATAAGATGGTAAAAGAGATAGAAGAGCTCCTTTTAGAAGTACCTGAAATAAAAACTTTTACTTCCCGTGTAGAGCCATGGTCCAGTAAGGTGTACGTGAAACTTTTGCCGCTCGCTAAACGAGGACGTTCAACTAAGGCTGTAATTGATGACATACGAGCTCTCGCCAAGACAGTTGAACATAGATATAAAGGAGGTTTTATATATTTTTCAGAGATAGAAGAGAAGGGACTAAAGGAGATCGTGGTGGATCTCTATGGCTATGATTATGCTGTATTAAAGGAGTTAGCTGTTTCAATAGCTACAAGGTTTGGCACCGTAGAGGGTTTTGAGGATATAAGGATGTCCAGGATCAGCGGAAGACCTGAATGGGGCATTCACGTGGATAGAAAACTGGCAGGTGCGTATGGTTTAACTGTAAAGGATGTGGCTGATACCCTTCATTCAGAAGTAAGAGGCCTGAGGGCGACTTTGTACCATACAGAGGCCAGGGAAGTCGCAACTATATCGCGTTTGAGAAAAGAAGACAGGGACCGTCTGGATGATTTGCGTAAGCTCGTGCTTTTTTCAAAAGAAGGCCATCCTATTTTGCTGGAACAGGTCGCAGATTTTACAGCTCAGATCGGCTCCAGTGAGATAGTGAGAAAAAATAAAATGAGGGTGGTGCATATAACTGCCATGGTTACAGGACAGTCGCTTGTAGAGGCTGCATCAAATATAAAGGCAAATCTTTCTGATATGGAATTTCCAAAGGATTATTATTATAGGATCGGCGGAAATTTTGAGAGAAATATAAAAAAGAGCCAAGAATTGTGGCAGTTTCCATTTTCTTTTAAGCCGCCATACGTTAGAATGCCAGGCGCTTTTTACCTGACACTGATTTTAGTATATTTAGTGCTTGCATCTCTTTTTGAATCGTATACGCAGCCTCTTATAATAGTATTTTCTGTGCCACTATCAGCAATCGGAGTAGTTTCTGCGTTAAAGATCGCAGACAAATCGATTAGTTTTGGTGTAATGATCGGTTCTATTATGCTCGCAGGAATCGTTGTAAATAATGCTATTGTTTTGGTGGACAGGATTAACTTTTTGAGGAGAGAGCAGGGAATGGATCTGCTGGAGTCATTGATTGAATCAGGAGCAGATCGCTTAAGGCCAATAGCTATGACCACCTCTACGACCATCCTTGGGCTTATGCCAATGGCCTTTGACAGAAGTGAATCAGCAAATCTGTGGTCTCCTCTGGCAATAACTGTTATAGGCGGGATGGCGTCCTCGACTATATTGACGCTATTTCTGGTGCCCAGCATGTATATGATTTTCGAGGATGTGGGATTCGCATTTTTAAAACCAAAAAAGTTAATTATGGTTGTGCAGAAAAAAATTTATGGTATAATTAAACTAAGGCCTAGAATAAGAAAGGTTACATAG